One stretch of Desulfovibrio aminophilus DSM 12254 DNA includes these proteins:
- a CDS encoding type II toxin-antitoxin system RelE/ParE family toxin: GALSGHWSVKVSGNWRLTFRFENGDAHVVNYQDYH; this comes from the coding sequence AGGGTGCGCTTTCCGGGCATTGGTCCGTGAAGGTGTCCGGCAACTGGCGGCTGACCTTCCGCTTCGAGAACGGAGACGCCCACGTTGTGAACTATCAGGACTACCACTAG
- a CDS encoding HigA family addiction module antitoxin, translating to MSAKTRKPTHPGAIILRDYMEPLNLTVTALAAHLGISRKHLSQVIHERACITSGMALRLARAFNTTPELWLNLQRKRDLWEAERETPGLKDVAPLPGLPEKYAA from the coding sequence ATGAGCGCCAAAACCCGCAAGCCGACCCATCCCGGGGCTATCATCCTTCGGGACTACATGGAGCCGCTGAACCTGACCGTAACCGCCCTTGCCGCGCACCTGGGAATCAGCCGCAAGCATCTTTCCCAGGTGATACATGAACGGGCCTGCATCACGTCGGGCATGGCCCTACGCCTTGCCCGAGCCTTCAACACCACGCCGGAATTGTGGCTGAATCTCCAGCGCAAGCGCGACCTGTGGGAGGCCGAGCGGGAGACGCCGGGCTTGAAGGACGTTGCCCCTCTTCCTGGCCTGCCGGAGAAGTACGCCGCATAG
- the greA gene encoding transcription elongation factor GreA — protein sequence MESIPISVEGFELLKKELERLKKERPAVIQAIKEAREEGDLRENAGYDAARERQGMLEAKINYIESRMARFTVIDLKSLGGSKISYGATVEIEEVETGERRRYTLLGPDETAFVPGSISVLSPMGRALLGKEEGDDAVVDAPRGKVEYEILSVHFAEVSIGS from the coding sequence ATGGAAAGCATCCCGATTTCCGTGGAAGGCTTCGAATTGCTCAAAAAGGAACTGGAGCGGCTCAAGAAGGAGCGCCCGGCGGTCATCCAGGCCATCAAGGAAGCGCGCGAGGAAGGCGACCTGCGGGAAAACGCGGGTTACGACGCCGCCCGTGAGCGCCAGGGCATGCTGGAGGCCAAGATCAATTACATCGAGTCGCGCATGGCGCGCTTCACGGTCATCGACCTGAAGAGCCTGGGCGGCAGCAAGATCAGCTACGGTGCCACGGTGGAAATCGAGGAAGTCGAGACCGGTGAGCGCCGCCGCTACACCCTGCTTGGCCCGGACGAGACCGCTTTCGTGCCGGGCAGCATCTCCGTGCTCTCGCCCATGGGACGGGCCCTGCTGGGCAAGGAGGAAGGGGACGACGCGGTGGTGGACGCCCCGCGCGGCAAGGTCGAATACGAGATACTCAGCGTCCACTTCGCGGAAGTGAGCATCGGCTCCTGA
- a CDS encoding KamA family radical SAM protein has product MQAYPRFITKIEHLDWLAPGERDALRDVADKYPFRANDYYLSLIDWDDPEDPIRRIVVPHPDELEEWGDLDASEEHRYTLVPGLQHKYGETALLLASEVCGAICRFCFRKRGFMKRDPGKGRDLDAAVEYVRTHPELTNVLLTGGDPLFLPTPRLESLVRRLREIPHVKILRIGSKMLAYNPYRVLGDPSLLEMFSRYSRPGRKMYVMSHFNHPRELTEQAVAAIDLLGRAGVVVANQTPILRGINDDSAVLTELFRKLSFAGAAPYYVFICRPTAGNLRFTVPVERAYDLFQRAIMDCSGLAKRAKLVMSHSSGKIEVAGRTEDQIFFRYHRAADPQRESGFMVFRGNPEALWFDDYVEREVAHWPGRGYHCYGPE; this is encoded by the coding sequence ATGCAAGCCTATCCTCGTTTCATCACAAAAATCGAGCATCTTGACTGGCTGGCGCCGGGGGAGCGTGACGCCTTGCGGGACGTCGCCGACAAGTATCCCTTCCGCGCCAACGATTATTACCTCTCCCTCATCGACTGGGATGATCCAGAAGACCCCATACGACGCATCGTGGTGCCCCACCCGGACGAGTTGGAAGAGTGGGGCGACCTCGACGCCTCGGAAGAGCATCGCTACACCCTGGTCCCGGGGTTGCAGCACAAGTACGGCGAGACGGCCCTGCTCCTGGCCAGCGAAGTCTGCGGGGCCATTTGTCGTTTCTGCTTCCGCAAGCGCGGGTTCATGAAACGTGACCCCGGCAAGGGGCGCGACCTGGACGCGGCCGTGGAATATGTGCGCACGCACCCCGAACTGACCAACGTATTGCTCACCGGCGGCGACCCTCTTTTCCTGCCCACGCCTCGTCTGGAATCGCTGGTGCGGAGACTGCGCGAGATTCCCCATGTGAAGATCCTGCGCATCGGCAGCAAGATGCTGGCCTACAATCCCTATCGGGTGCTCGGAGACCCGTCGCTGCTGGAGATGTTCAGCCGTTACAGCCGTCCAGGCCGCAAGATGTACGTCATGAGCCATTTCAATCATCCGCGCGAACTCACCGAACAGGCCGTGGCCGCCATCGATCTGCTGGGACGGGCCGGAGTCGTGGTGGCCAATCAGACGCCCATCCTGCGCGGGATCAACGACGACTCGGCCGTGCTCACCGAGCTGTTCCGCAAGCTGTCCTTCGCCGGGGCCGCGCCCTATTACGTCTTCATTTGCCGCCCCACGGCCGGAAACCTGCGTTTCACCGTGCCCGTGGAGCGTGCCTACGACCTCTTCCAGCGGGCCATAATGGACTGCTCGGGTCTGGCCAAGCGGGCCAAGCTCGTCATGTCGCACTCGTCTGGAAAGATCGAAGTGGCGGGGCGCACCGAGGATCAGATTTTCTTCCGCTACCACCGCGCGGCCGATCCCCAGCGCGAGAGCGGTTTCATGGTTTTTCGCGGCAACCCCGAGGCACTCTGGTTCGACGACTACGTGGAACGGGAGGTGGCCCACTGGCCTGGGCGCGGCTACCATTGCTACGGCCCGGAATGA
- a CDS encoding nucleotide pyrophosphohydrolase, which produces MHEVESATIEMVRERLRTFVAERGWQRFQTPKNLVMALAAECGELVEQFQWLEQEESRFLAGEKRAAVESEMADVFIYLLRLADELDVDLTRAAWAKMARNEAKYPRESFKNKPPKP; this is translated from the coding sequence ATGCATGAAGTTGAATCAGCAACCATCGAAATGGTCAGGGAGCGCCTGCGGACGTTCGTGGCCGAACGTGGCTGGCAGCGTTTCCAGACGCCCAAGAATTTGGTCATGGCCCTGGCCGCTGAATGCGGTGAGCTGGTGGAGCAGTTCCAATGGTTGGAGCAGGAGGAGAGCCGCTTCCTGGCCGGAGAGAAACGGGCGGCCGTGGAGTCCGAGATGGCCGACGTGTTCATCTATCTGCTGCGGCTGGCCGACGAACTGGATGTGGACCTGACGCGCGCGGCCTGGGCCAAGATGGCCCGCAACGAAGCCAAGTATCCCCGGGAATCGTTCAAGAACAAGCCACCCAAGCCCTGA
- the mltA gene encoding murein transglycosylase A has protein sequence MRQLHRAPLSCAALALALLVIIFGCAPRAPKVPSGPPALPAPVLEAPGYQPLPSSEAASLSLGLTPSAQGLSSWRELAPGLRRSLAYVSSRPAEATAVDRPGLRLTWADLRATLEDLLRLLPELDRDPAVLAREFVWFQLAPETLLSGYYEPWLKASLTPAPGYPVPLYGPPDDLQVVDLGRFHPKWQGQQLTYRLVNGRLEPYHDRAAIDGRGALNGRGLEIAWTRDPVDVFFLQIQGSGRLVLPDGRVKHVLYAGKNGREYVSLAKIMDQRGLLPREAASMPAIRSLLAERPDLRRELLDTNPSYVFFRLADDGPYGSAGQVLTPFVSAAVDRGVMPLGAVFALDTRLPVPAGGEERFRGLMLAQDTGGAIKQTRVDLFCGSDERGEFVAGRLKSQARVMVVVSKRVLGLGK, from the coding sequence TTGCGACAGCTTCACCGTGCGCCTCTTTCGTGCGCGGCGCTGGCTCTGGCGCTGCTCGTCATCATCTTCGGCTGCGCCCCCCGCGCCCCCAAAGTCCCCTCGGGCCCGCCCGCGCTCCCCGCGCCCGTGCTGGAAGCCCCAGGCTACCAGCCACTGCCCAGCAGCGAGGCCGCTTCTTTGTCCCTCGGCCTGACGCCCTCGGCCCAGGGCTTATCCTCCTGGCGTGAGCTGGCGCCCGGGCTGCGCCGCAGTCTGGCCTACGTCTCCTCCCGACCCGCCGAGGCGACGGCCGTGGACCGTCCCGGCCTGCGCCTGACCTGGGCGGATCTGCGCGCCACCCTGGAAGACCTGTTGCGCCTGTTGCCCGAACTGGACCGCGACCCGGCGGTCCTGGCCCGGGAGTTCGTCTGGTTCCAACTGGCTCCCGAGACGCTGCTCAGCGGCTACTATGAGCCCTGGCTGAAGGCCTCTCTGACCCCGGCGCCCGGCTATCCCGTGCCGCTGTATGGCCCTCCCGACGACCTTCAGGTGGTCGACCTGGGACGTTTCCATCCCAAGTGGCAGGGACAGCAGCTGACCTACCGATTGGTGAACGGCCGCTTGGAGCCGTATCACGATCGCGCGGCCATCGACGGACGAGGCGCGTTGAACGGGCGAGGACTCGAGATCGCCTGGACCCGTGATCCCGTGGACGTGTTCTTTCTCCAGATCCAGGGCTCCGGCAGGCTCGTGCTCCCGGACGGCCGGGTCAAGCACGTGCTCTACGCCGGAAAGAACGGTCGGGAATATGTCTCCCTGGCCAAGATCATGGATCAGCGGGGGCTGTTGCCCCGCGAGGCGGCCAGCATGCCCGCCATCCGGAGCCTTTTGGCCGAGCGGCCGGATCTGCGGCGGGAACTGCTGGACACCAACCCGAGCTACGTCTTTTTCCGCTTGGCCGACGACGGTCCCTACGGCTCGGCGGGCCAAGTGCTGACCCCCTTCGTCTCGGCCGCCGTGGATCGGGGCGTGATGCCCCTGGGGGCGGTCTTCGCCCTGGATACCCGGTTGCCCGTTCCCGCCGGGGGCGAGGAACGCTTCCGGGGCCTCATGCTGGCCCAGGACACGGGCGGCGCCATCAAGCAGACCCGGGTGGACCTCTTCTGCGGTTCGGACGAACGGGGTGAGTTCGTGGCCGGCCGGCTCAAGTCCCAGGCCCGGGTCATGGTTGTGGTGAGCAAGCGGGTTCTGGGCCTCGGCAAGTGA
- a CDS encoding AI-2E family transporter, with protein sequence MSGPTRTDKIYIYFLLTMLLFALYLTYVIAGPFLHTIVFSGVVSLIFSPLFNRIQRRTGGRRTLAALITVLIIVVCIGLPLFFLTFGLVIQARDTFQALNVWARETDFAKLLDAHQLDQHLVWLREQLPFVQLDASDIQARLLEFSRNLGQIAVEAGRQLFTNTARLIFHLLLLVFIVFYFLRDGRDMVEKLRYLCPLRTEQEDLIIENIQRVARSVLVGTLFIAALQGLLGGIGLAIVGLPALFWGGVMALAALVPVVGTGLVWVPAAGWLLIQGQTGWAVFLALWCGVLVTSVDTVLRPLLLREASQVSTFFVFLAVLGGISAFGIAGILYGPLTLTFVMVMLRIYGEEYRDMLSDRCNCQPPSSDSES encoded by the coding sequence ATGAGCGGTCCCACGCGTACGGACAAGATATACATCTACTTCCTCCTGACGATGCTTCTGTTCGCCCTTTACCTGACCTACGTCATCGCCGGGCCGTTTCTGCACACCATCGTCTTTTCCGGGGTCGTCTCACTCATCTTTTCACCCCTGTTCAACCGCATCCAGCGCCGAACCGGAGGGAGGCGCACGCTCGCGGCCCTGATCACGGTACTGATCATCGTGGTCTGCATCGGCCTGCCGCTGTTCTTCCTGACCTTCGGGCTGGTGATTCAGGCCCGCGACACCTTCCAGGCCCTGAACGTTTGGGCCCGCGAGACCGATTTCGCCAAGCTCCTGGACGCCCATCAACTGGACCAGCACCTCGTCTGGCTGCGTGAGCAGCTGCCCTTCGTGCAGCTCGACGCCTCGGACATCCAGGCCCGGCTTCTGGAGTTCTCCCGCAACCTCGGCCAGATCGCCGTGGAGGCCGGGCGCCAACTGTTCACCAACACGGCCCGGCTCATCTTTCACCTCCTGCTCCTCGTCTTCATCGTTTTCTATTTCCTGCGCGACGGGCGGGACATGGTCGAGAAGCTGCGCTATCTCTGCCCGCTTCGCACGGAGCAGGAGGATCTGATCATCGAGAACATCCAGCGTGTGGCCCGTTCCGTGCTGGTGGGCACGCTCTTCATCGCCGCGCTGCAGGGCCTCCTCGGCGGCATCGGCCTGGCCATCGTGGGTCTCCCGGCCCTGTTCTGGGGCGGGGTCATGGCTCTGGCGGCCTTGGTGCCGGTGGTCGGCACCGGCCTCGTCTGGGTTCCTGCGGCAGGCTGGCTGCTTATCCAGGGGCAGACCGGTTGGGCCGTCTTCCTGGCCCTCTGGTGCGGCGTCCTGGTCACCAGCGTGGACACGGTGCTCCGACCGCTGCTGCTGCGCGAGGCGTCCCAGGTTTCGACCTTCTTCGTCTTCCTGGCCGTGCTCGGCGGCATCTCGGCCTTCGGCATCGCGGGCATCCTCTACGGCCCGTTGACGTTGACCTTCGTGATGGTCATGCTGCGCATCTACGGCGAGGAGTACCGCGACATGCTTTCCGACCGCTGCAACTGTCAGCCCCCCTCATCCGATTCGGAGTCCTGA
- a CDS encoding hybrid sensor histidine kinase/response regulator, with translation MERDGMAQNGGGRPPSILVVDDERVIGMALAASLARLGYSSAGLADNGEDAVRLCGEKRPDLVLMDVRLKGRMDGVEAAENISRQFHTPIIFLTAFWDEDTVARAKQSGPYAFLVKPYEDRDLQTAIELALYKSRMERELLRAMRAAEAANEAKTSFLATISHELRTPLNGILGMTDLMLLSGLPEEHQENLELIKDSALSLLTVINQILDYSKIEARILELREGDFELSDVLDSVVAPHRLPAGRKGLSLSVEIDDGVPHALRGDHGRLRQILGHLLHNAVRYTAEGRVLVKAALCDASASERCPETGRERARLHFTVSDTGPGIPADRLGDIFESFTQVEDYMTRRHGGLGLGLATCRKLVALMGGAMWAESVVGRGSSFHFTAPFLLRPDGSARPQPATDQARPATGSLQGRHVVMAEDNLVNRRFVIRGLERRGCRVTAVENGRELLDLLAGTPCDLVIMDVQMPVLDGIEATRRIRAGLPGVDPALPIVALTAHALAGDEQWCLDAGMDAYVAKPVDIDRLEGVLLNTLAGKRPAQHSGDTA, from the coding sequence GTGGAACGCGACGGCATGGCCCAGAACGGCGGCGGACGCCCCCCCAGCATTCTCGTCGTGGACGACGAGCGCGTCATCGGCATGGCCCTGGCGGCTTCCCTTGCGCGGCTCGGCTATTCCTCGGCGGGGCTGGCCGACAACGGAGAGGACGCGGTTCGACTATGCGGCGAAAAGCGGCCCGACCTCGTACTCATGGATGTTCGGCTCAAGGGGCGGATGGACGGAGTCGAGGCCGCCGAGAACATCAGCCGCCAGTTCCACACCCCGATCATCTTCCTCACGGCCTTTTGGGACGAGGACACCGTGGCCCGGGCCAAACAGTCCGGGCCCTACGCTTTTCTGGTGAAACCATATGAGGATAGGGATCTCCAGACCGCCATCGAGCTGGCCCTGTACAAGTCGCGCATGGAGCGGGAGCTGCTGCGGGCCATGCGCGCCGCCGAGGCCGCCAACGAGGCCAAGACCTCCTTCCTGGCCACCATCAGCCACGAACTGCGCACCCCGCTCAACGGCATCCTCGGCATGACCGACCTCATGCTCCTCTCCGGGCTGCCGGAGGAGCACCAGGAGAACCTGGAACTCATCAAGGATTCGGCCCTCTCCCTGCTCACGGTCATCAACCAGATTCTGGACTACTCCAAGATCGAGGCCCGAATTCTGGAACTGCGGGAAGGCGATTTCGAACTGTCGGACGTGCTCGACTCCGTGGTCGCGCCCCATCGGCTGCCGGCCGGCCGCAAGGGATTGAGCCTCTCGGTGGAGATCGACGATGGCGTGCCCCATGCCTTGCGTGGGGATCACGGCCGCCTGCGCCAGATATTGGGACATTTGCTGCATAACGCCGTGCGCTACACCGCCGAGGGACGTGTGCTCGTGAAGGCTGCGCTGTGTGACGCCTCGGCTTCGGAGCGCTGCCCAGAAACCGGGCGGGAGCGGGCCCGGCTGCATTTCACGGTTTCCGACACCGGCCCCGGCATCCCGGCCGACCGCCTGGGGGACATTTTCGAAAGCTTTACCCAGGTAGAGGACTACATGACCCGCCGCCATGGCGGTCTGGGCCTGGGTCTGGCCACCTGCCGCAAGCTGGTGGCCCTCATGGGCGGGGCCATGTGGGCCGAGAGCGTGGTCGGGCGGGGCAGCTCTTTCCATTTCACGGCTCCTTTTCTCCTGCGCCCGGACGGCAGCGCGCGGCCGCAACCGGCAACCGACCAGGCCAGGCCCGCCACGGGCTCCCTCCAGGGGCGGCACGTGGTCATGGCCGAGGACAACTTGGTCAACCGCCGGTTCGTGATTCGCGGCCTGGAACGTCGGGGCTGCCGGGTCACGGCCGTGGAGAACGGCCGGGAACTCCTGGATCTCCTGGCCGGAACGCCCTGCGATCTCGTGATCATGGACGTGCAGATGCCTGTGCTGGACGGCATCGAGGCCACGCGGCGCATCAGGGCGGGGCTGCCCGGGGTGGACCCGGCCCTGCCCATCGTCGCGCTCACGGCGCACGCCCTGGCCGGGGACGAGCAGTGGTGCCTGGACGCGGGCATGGACGCCTATGTGGCCAAACCCGTGGACATCGATCGCCTGGAGGGCGTTCTTCTGAACACCCTTGCCGGGAAACGCCCGGCGCAACATTCCGGAGACACGGCATGA
- a CDS encoding basic amino acid ABC transporter substrate-binding protein, translated as MLKKLCLPLLFALLALSLAACEQKAEQKPAAEQKPAAAEAAPKKLIVFASDCTWPPMEMVDEATKQCKGFGPDLVAAIAKAGGFDVKVENTAWDGIFAGLAAGKYQAISSSVSITDERKKTMDFTDPYFEVQQGVVVPKTATVTSLADLKGKTIGAQINTTGHFTAKKVEGAKEVKGYDEVGLAMKDLVNGRLDAVICDDAVATDYALSNPDYSKTLTVGFLVKPDSPEYLGFAVQKGDKATLDLINKGLAAVKASGEYDKIYAKWFKK; from the coding sequence ATGCTGAAAAAACTTTGCCTGCCTTTGCTCTTTGCGTTGCTTGCCCTGTCCCTGGCCGCCTGTGAGCAGAAGGCCGAGCAGAAGCCCGCCGCCGAGCAGAAGCCCGCCGCCGCCGAGGCCGCTCCCAAGAAGCTCATCGTCTTCGCCTCGGACTGCACCTGGCCTCCCATGGAGATGGTCGACGAGGCCACCAAGCAGTGCAAGGGCTTCGGCCCCGACCTGGTCGCCGCCATCGCCAAGGCCGGCGGCTTCGACGTGAAGGTCGAGAACACCGCCTGGGACGGCATCTTCGCCGGTCTGGCCGCGGGCAAGTACCAGGCCATTTCCTCCTCGGTGTCCATCACCGACGAACGCAAGAAGACCATGGATTTCACCGATCCCTACTTCGAGGTCCAGCAGGGTGTCGTGGTGCCCAAGACGGCCACCGTGACGAGTCTGGCCGACCTGAAGGGCAAGACCATCGGCGCGCAGATCAACACCACCGGCCACTTCACCGCCAAGAAGGTTGAGGGCGCCAAGGAAGTGAAGGGCTACGACGAAGTGGGTCTGGCCATGAAGGACCTGGTCAACGGCCGCCTCGACGCCGTCATCTGCGACGACGCCGTGGCCACCGACTACGCGCTGAGCAATCCCGACTACTCCAAGACCCTGACCGTGGGCTTCCTGGTCAAGCCGGATTCTCCCGAATACCTGGGCTTCGCCGTGCAGAAGGGCGACAAGGCGACCCTGGACCTGATCAACAAGGGCCTCGCGGCCGTCAAGGCCAGCGGCGAGTACGACAAGATCTACGCCAAGTGGTTCAAGAAGTAG
- a CDS encoding amino acid ABC transporter permease, producing the protein MSTTPLSLDVSDGAAIPRKKDRGLFSAWWLSFIGALAITAFLCITRPDPYLRILAFVPDGILVTFQVTTLSILLALVLGLITGLGRISRNRALNLIASTYVEVIRGIPLLVQLFYIYYALAAIPYVSKLPPLASAVIAMGFCYGAYMGEVFRAGIESIDKGQTEAARSLGFNRRQTMLLVILPQAWRTILPPVGNEFIALLKDSSLVSILAVADLLRRGREFAGETFFYFEAYTIVALVYLVITLVLSKGVSHMESRLNYYDRH; encoded by the coding sequence ATGAGCACAACTCCCCTCTCCCTAGACGTCAGCGACGGCGCGGCCATTCCTCGCAAGAAAGACCGAGGGCTCTTCTCGGCCTGGTGGCTGTCCTTCATCGGCGCGCTGGCCATCACGGCCTTTCTCTGCATCACCCGGCCGGACCCCTATCTGCGCATCCTGGCCTTCGTCCCGGACGGCATCCTGGTGACCTTCCAGGTGACCACCCTGTCCATTCTCCTGGCCCTGGTCCTGGGACTGATCACGGGGCTCGGGCGCATCTCGCGCAACCGGGCCCTGAACCTCATCGCCTCCACCTATGTGGAGGTGATCCGCGGCATCCCCCTGTTGGTGCAGCTTTTCTACATCTACTACGCCCTGGCCGCCATTCCCTACGTAAGCAAGCTGCCCCCCCTGGCCTCGGCCGTCATCGCCATGGGCTTCTGCTACGGCGCCTACATGGGCGAAGTCTTCCGGGCGGGCATCGAGTCCATCGACAAGGGCCAGACCGAGGCGGCCCGCTCACTGGGCTTCAACCGCCGCCAGACCATGCTGCTGGTCATCCTGCCCCAGGCCTGGCGCACCATCCTGCCGCCGGTGGGCAACGAATTCATCGCCCTGCTCAAGGACAGCTCCCTGGTCTCCATCCTGGCCGTGGCCGACCTGCTGCGCCGGGGACGGGAGTTCGCCGGAGAGACCTTCTTCTACTTCGAGGCCTACACCATCGTGGCCCTGGTCTATCTGGTCATCACGCTGGTTCTGTCCAAGGGCGTCAGCCACATGGAATCAAGGCTCAACTACTATGACCGACATTAA
- a CDS encoding amino acid ABC transporter ATP-binding protein: protein MTDINPIIDIRNVSKLFGSLRALNNVSLSIRPSEKVVIIGPSGSGKSTLLRTINQLEQVDQGTILVDGQEVTSPDTDINRVRMELGMVFQSFNLFPHKTVLENLTMAPIKLKNVPKLEAESRAMGLLKKVGIQEKAHVYPTMLSGGQQQRVAIARALAMQPKIMLFDEPTSALDPEMIGEVLDVMVKLAREGMTMVVVTHEMGFAREVADRVVFMDAGTIIEEGTPEHFFTAPRHDRAKLFLSQIL from the coding sequence ATGACCGACATTAACCCCATCATCGACATCAGGAACGTCAGCAAGCTTTTCGGCAGCCTGCGCGCCCTGAACAACGTCTCCCTGTCCATCCGCCCCAGCGAGAAGGTGGTCATCATCGGCCCCTCGGGCTCGGGCAAGAGCACGCTCCTGCGCACCATCAACCAGTTGGAGCAGGTGGACCAGGGCACGATCCTCGTGGACGGCCAGGAAGTCACCTCGCCCGACACCGACATCAACAGGGTGCGCATGGAACTGGGCATGGTTTTCCAGTCCTTCAACCTGTTCCCACACAAGACCGTGTTGGAAAACCTGACCATGGCCCCGATCAAGCTCAAGAACGTGCCCAAGCTGGAGGCCGAGAGCCGGGCCATGGGCCTGCTCAAGAAGGTCGGCATCCAGGAGAAGGCCCACGTCTACCCCACCATGCTCTCCGGCGGCCAGCAGCAGCGCGTGGCCATCGCCCGGGCCCTGGCCATGCAGCCCAAGATCATGCTCTTCGACGAGCCCACCAGCGCCCTGGACCCGGAGATGATCGGCGAGGTTCTGGACGTCATGGTCAAGCTGGCCCGCGAGGGCATGACCATGGTGGTCGTCACGCACGAAATGGGTTTCGCCCGGGAAGTGGCCGACCGCGTGGTCTTCATGGACGCGGGCACGATCATCGAGGAGGGCACCCCGGAGCACTTCTTCACCGCGCCCCGGCACGACCGGGCCAAGCTCTTCCTCAGCCAGATTCTTTAG